The Pseudodesulfovibrio sp. zrk46 genome contains a region encoding:
- a CDS encoding RidA family protein: MSITLVHTDKAPAAVGPYSQATKAGGTLYVSGQLGIIPGEGKLAEGFEAQTKQALENLKAIVEEAGSSLEKVMMVDIFVTDMGKFADLNAIYSEYFTDHKPARAAIEVAGLPLGGLVEIKCVALCS, translated from the coding sequence ATGTCCATTACTCTCGTACACACAGACAAAGCCCCGGCAGCAGTTGGCCCTTACTCCCAGGCAACCAAAGCCGGCGGAACTCTCTATGTCTCCGGCCAGCTCGGCATCATCCCCGGCGAAGGCAAACTGGCAGAAGGGTTCGAGGCGCAGACCAAACAGGCTCTGGAAAACCTCAAAGCCATTGTAGAAGAAGCCGGTTCCTCTCTGGAAAAGGTTATGATGGTCGACATCTTCGTCACAGACATGGGCAAATTCGCCGACCTAAATGCCATTTACTCCGAATATTTCACCGATCACAAGCCTGCTCGCGCAGCTATCGAAGTAGCCGGTCTTCCCCTCGGCGGTCTGGTTGAAATCAAGTGCGTAGCCCTTTGTAGCTAG
- a CDS encoding nucleoside recognition domain-containing protein produces the protein MSKLVEIIKELLRDAFSATLELCKVMVPILILVKVLQELGLIQYLAWPLEPVMALVGLPAEMGLVWASAIINNIYTGMIVLASLVGDNPLTTAQATIIGVLMLVAHGIPVECAIARKSGARFLFQVFMRLVGAFIFAWILHSIYSATGTLQGPATMLFQVDAATDTSIMGWAMDQGRNLISIFFIILGLLIMMRVLHAIKVIDLMNRILRPVLDLIGIGPKASAITVIGLTMGLSYGGGLIINEAKSGTVGKEDIFYSLTLMGLCHSLIEDTLLIMVIGGHISGVLWGRLLLSVLIMAGVVQIVRRLSPEFQNKYLWVAK, from the coding sequence ATGAGTAAATTGGTCGAGATAATAAAAGAGCTGTTGCGAGACGCATTCTCTGCAACTCTTGAATTGTGCAAGGTAATGGTCCCCATTCTGATCCTGGTCAAAGTGCTTCAGGAGTTGGGACTTATTCAATACCTTGCTTGGCCGCTTGAGCCTGTCATGGCATTGGTGGGACTTCCTGCTGAGATGGGGCTTGTCTGGGCCTCCGCCATTATTAATAACATATATACCGGCATGATCGTACTTGCATCACTGGTTGGCGACAATCCGCTGACCACAGCACAGGCGACCATCATAGGTGTCCTCATGCTGGTCGCGCACGGCATTCCTGTAGAATGTGCCATTGCCCGCAAATCCGGCGCGCGTTTCCTGTTTCAGGTATTCATGCGACTTGTGGGAGCCTTTATTTTCGCATGGATTCTTCACAGCATTTACTCGGCCACAGGGACCCTTCAAGGGCCGGCAACCATGCTTTTCCAGGTCGATGCGGCTACAGACACTTCGATTATGGGCTGGGCAATGGACCAGGGACGCAACCTGATCTCCATTTTCTTCATCATCCTTGGCCTACTCATCATGATGCGCGTTTTGCACGCCATCAAAGTGATCGACCTGATGAATCGCATCCTGCGCCCTGTTCTCGACCTCATCGGCATTGGCCCCAAAGCATCTGCAATTACCGTCATCGGCCTGACTATGGGACTCTCCTACGGTGGTGGCCTCATCATCAATGAAGCCAAAAGCGGCACCGTGGGAAAGGAAGACATATTCTACTCTCTCACACTCATGGGCTTGTGCCACTCGCTTATCGAGGATACCTTACTCATCATGGTCATCGGTGGTCACATCTCCGGTGTATTGTGGGGACGTCTACTTCTCTCAGTCCTCATCATGGCTGGAGTCGTTCAAATTGTCCGACGACTTTCACCAGAATTTCAGAATAAATACCTTTGGGTGGCAAAATAG
- the feoB gene encoding ferrous iron transport protein B — protein MAHYTIGIAGNPNCGKTTMFNALTGARQHVGNWPGVTVEKKIGNLTRGEDQVEVVDLPGTYSLTAYTQEELVARNFLVDERPEVVIDVMNADALERNLYLAVQIMELGVPLVLGLNMMDEVRASGKEIDSARLAELSGCAVVETVARSGEGTEELLNAGIALAKDKKGLWSPVNISYGPDLDPVLDEMEKLINEADFLTDKVPARWTGIKYLERDEDVVIKGRMANTNLSDKLEDMAREVGEHTQKTLHALPDALIADHRYGYIASIIKDVVSYPSLDEDRISRSDEMDKVLTHKILGPLIMLGVIFMIYKVTFTVGEIPMGWLETLFGWIGDAATEALPEGHFRSLIVSGIIDGVGGVLGFVPLIMFMFLMISALEDSGYIARMAYMLDRVFKIFGLHGTSVLPFIVSGGIAGGCAVPGVMASRTLRSPKEKLATIFVAPYMTCGAKVPVFLMLAAAFFPEYGASVMLMITLGAWVMALIVARILRSTVIRGESTPFVMELPPYRMPTLRGVLIHTWERTWEYAKKAGTVILGISILIWAMMTFPQLPADRIAHYEQLRAAASEEAVVDIDNAEAEEAIRHTIAGRIGTAMEPVTQLAGFNWRTNIALTGGFAAKEVIVSTLGTAYSMGEVDTEETQPLSDRLVADADFSKATAVALILFTMLYAPCFVTVVAMARESSWKWAAYSVFGSTGLAFFMAVLGYNVTKAFM, from the coding sequence ATGGCCCATTATACCATTGGTATCGCAGGCAATCCCAACTGCGGTAAAACCACCATGTTCAACGCCCTGACAGGCGCCCGACAACATGTCGGCAACTGGCCCGGCGTAACCGTTGAAAAAAAGATCGGTAACCTTACTCGCGGTGAAGATCAGGTTGAAGTAGTGGACCTTCCCGGTACCTACTCCCTGACAGCCTATACTCAAGAAGAACTGGTAGCTCGCAATTTCCTCGTTGATGAACGCCCAGAAGTAGTCATCGACGTCATGAACGCCGACGCGCTGGAACGAAACCTGTATCTGGCAGTCCAAATCATGGAGCTTGGTGTTCCGTTAGTTCTTGGCTTGAACATGATGGACGAAGTTCGCGCTAGCGGAAAAGAAATCGATAGTGCACGTCTCGCCGAGCTGAGCGGCTGCGCTGTTGTCGAGACTGTAGCTCGCAGTGGTGAAGGAACTGAAGAACTCCTGAACGCAGGCATTGCCCTTGCTAAAGACAAAAAAGGTCTCTGGAGTCCTGTAAATATTTCGTACGGTCCGGACCTCGACCCTGTTCTTGATGAAATGGAAAAGCTCATCAATGAAGCCGATTTCCTGACCGACAAAGTGCCTGCCCGTTGGACCGGCATCAAGTACCTTGAACGCGACGAAGACGTTGTAATCAAGGGACGCATGGCTAACACAAATCTTTCCGACAAGCTGGAAGACATGGCCCGCGAAGTGGGGGAGCATACCCAGAAGACTCTCCACGCCTTGCCCGACGCACTTATCGCGGATCATCGCTATGGATACATCGCCAGCATCATCAAAGATGTAGTTTCCTACCCTTCCCTGGATGAAGACCGCATCAGCCGGTCCGATGAGATGGACAAGGTCCTGACTCACAAGATCCTTGGTCCCCTCATCATGCTCGGTGTCATTTTCATGATCTATAAGGTCACCTTCACCGTAGGTGAAATCCCAATGGGCTGGCTGGAAACATTATTCGGCTGGATTGGTGATGCCGCCACGGAAGCCCTGCCCGAAGGACATTTCCGTTCTTTGATTGTCTCCGGTATCATTGACGGCGTTGGCGGCGTGCTTGGCTTCGTTCCGCTCATTATGTTCATGTTCCTCATGATCTCCGCATTGGAGGACTCCGGTTACATCGCCCGTATGGCCTACATGCTCGACCGCGTATTCAAGATCTTCGGCTTGCACGGCACCTCTGTCCTTCCCTTCATCGTTTCCGGCGGCATTGCTGGCGGTTGTGCGGTCCCTGGCGTCATGGCATCCCGCACCCTGCGCAGCCCCAAGGAAAAACTGGCTACCATCTTTGTTGCGCCCTACATGACCTGTGGCGCCAAGGTTCCTGTCTTCCTCATGCTGGCAGCAGCGTTCTTCCCAGAGTACGGCGCATCCGTCATGCTCATGATCACCTTGGGTGCATGGGTTATGGCTCTCATCGTAGCTCGAATCCTGCGCTCCACAGTTATCCGCGGCGAATCTACTCCCTTTGTCATGGAACTGCCGCCCTACCGCATGCCAACTCTCCGAGGCGTACTGATCCATACCTGGGAGCGCACTTGGGAATACGCCAAGAAGGCCGGTACCGTAATTCTCGGAATCTCCATCCTGATCTGGGCCATGATGACCTTCCCGCAGCTCCCAGCTGATCGTATTGCCCATTACGAGCAACTCCGCGCCGCCGCTTCCGAAGAAGCTGTCGTGGATATCGACAACGCTGAAGCAGAAGAAGCCATTCGTCACACTATTGCGGGCCGTATCGGCACCGCCATGGAGCCTGTCACCCAGTTGGCCGGTTTCAACTGGCGCACCAATATCGCCCTGACTGGCGGATTCGCAGCCAAGGAAGTCATCGTCTCCACCCTCGGTACCGCCTACTCCATGGGCGAAGTTGACACCGAAGAGACACAGCCCCTGTCTGACCGACTTGTGGCCGACGCAGACTTCTCCAAGGCAACCGCAGTGGCGCTCATCCTCTTCACCATGCTTTACGCACCATGCTTCGTAACCGTCGTTGCCATGGCTCGTGAATCGAGCTGGAAGTGGGCCGCATACTCAGTCTTTGGTTCCACAGGTCTCGCCTTCTTCATGGCAGTCCTAGGCTACAACGTAACCAAGGCGTTTATGTAA
- the mltC gene encoding membrane-bound lytic murein transglycosylase MltC: MKHIVLLLSLLTLFSCSRYDAVRIARAAATGSPTAAAEALARDKAIGYASNPKALAADLKQFKKIIDDFIQSIESVWGENDVRIPRPKEYVKYTHNYLSRASVDFDSGIITVETVDNKKPKDSLKNAIVTTLLTPGDPRAVDLYSAKTVKLGEAPFLLGEVKDNENKDIRWAWRAERYADYLLATNMKTRKVDGKTAWYVSFNMVKDHLNIRARKYRELVESASKRFHVSRNLIYAIMKVESDFNPFAVSSAMALGLMQVVPTTAGSDVYAYLHGKKGTPSRQALLQPPTNITYGTAYLHMLDTKYLAEINNPVTREYCVIAGYNGGAGSALRTFHKDKKKAAQIINKTPASKVYEALRYRHPYEETRRYLGKVLEAKKQFVNF, from the coding sequence ATGAAACATATCGTCCTCCTGCTGTCACTTTTGACACTCTTTTCCTGCTCCCGTTACGACGCCGTACGCATTGCCCGCGCGGCAGCAACAGGCAGCCCTACGGCTGCAGCAGAAGCACTGGCTCGCGACAAAGCCATCGGCTATGCCTCCAACCCCAAAGCCTTGGCTGCTGACCTCAAGCAGTTCAAAAAGATAATTGATGACTTTATCCAGTCTATCGAATCCGTCTGGGGCGAAAACGACGTTCGGATTCCCCGCCCCAAAGAATACGTAAAATACACCCACAACTACCTTTCCCGTGCGAGTGTTGATTTCGATTCAGGCATCATCACCGTAGAGACTGTGGATAATAAGAAGCCCAAGGACAGCTTGAAAAACGCCATCGTCACCACCCTTCTCACACCAGGTGACCCTCGAGCCGTCGATCTCTACTCGGCCAAAACAGTCAAACTTGGCGAAGCGCCCTTCCTGCTTGGCGAAGTAAAGGACAACGAGAACAAAGACATCCGTTGGGCATGGCGAGCTGAACGATATGCCGACTACCTGCTCGCAACTAACATGAAAACGCGCAAGGTAGACGGCAAAACGGCTTGGTACGTCTCTTTCAATATGGTGAAAGACCACCTGAATATCCGTGCCCGCAAATATCGTGAATTGGTTGAATCAGCGTCAAAGCGATTCCATGTCAGCAGGAACCTGATCTATGCCATCATGAAGGTTGAATCCGACTTCAACCCCTTTGCCGTCAGCTCAGCCATGGCCCTCGGCCTCATGCAGGTAGTTCCGACTACGGCAGGCAGTGATGTTTATGCCTATCTCCACGGCAAGAAAGGCACCCCGTCTCGTCAGGCTTTGCTACAGCCCCCGACCAATATCACATACGGAACAGCCTACCTCCACATGCTCGACACAAAATATCTTGCAGAGATTAATAATCCGGTCACTAGAGAGTATTGTGTCATAGCCGGTTATAACGGTGGCGCAGGATCAGCATTACGGACTTTCCATAAGGACAAAAAGAAAGCTGCTCAGATCATCAACAAGACTCCGGCATCAAAGGTATACGAAGCGTTACGATATAGACATCCGTACGAGGAAACACGCCGTTACCTTGGCAAGGTTCTTGAAGCGAAAAAGCAATTCGTCAACTTCTAG
- a CDS encoding Hpt domain-containing protein has protein sequence MTGSPFVEHIDPDLEELMEKFFDNSKKDVIKMQAALEAGDFETLARLGHTAKGTGYGYGFRGMGDIGLELEMAAKSEDRVQAKQVTEKMSYYLDNVRVEFGE, from the coding sequence ATGACCGGCAGTCCATTTGTCGAGCATATTGATCCCGATCTAGAAGAGTTGATGGAGAAGTTTTTCGACAACTCGAAAAAAGACGTCATCAAGATGCAGGCTGCTCTCGAAGCGGGTGATTTTGAGACGCTTGCCAGGCTGGGGCATACTGCAAAGGGAACTGGCTACGGTTACGGTTTTCGCGGTATGGGGGATATAGGCCTTGAACTGGAGATGGCTGCCAAGTCTGAGGACAGAGTTCAGGCAAAGCAGGTGACAGAGAAGATGTCTTACTATCTGGACAACGTTCGGGTTGAGTTCGGAGAATAG
- a CDS encoding 2-amino-3,7-dideoxy-D-threo-hept-6-ulosonate synthase → MHLGKAIRMERIMNRNNGRTIVVPLDHGVTVGPIYGLIDLRDTVNQVAEGGANAMLMHKGIPRCSHRAGGKDIGLIIHLSASTSLSPFPNAKTMVGTVADALKIGADAVSVHVNLGDETEPQMLADFGALASEANEWGMPVLAMMYARGPKISNEYDPEVVAHCARVGVELGADIVKVNYTGDRESFSKVVDGCCVPVVIAGGPKLESERDLVQMVYDSVQAGGAGLSVGRNIFQHPSPAKIVAALNKVVHEDWDVDAAMELL, encoded by the coding sequence ATGCACCTGGGTAAAGCAATCAGAATGGAACGCATCATGAACCGTAACAACGGACGCACCATCGTTGTGCCTCTGGACCACGGCGTAACCGTTGGTCCCATCTACGGTCTCATCGATCTGCGCGACACCGTAAATCAAGTCGCCGAAGGCGGCGCCAATGCCATGCTCATGCATAAGGGAATTCCCCGTTGTTCCCACCGTGCAGGCGGAAAGGACATCGGCCTTATCATTCACCTGTCCGCGTCTACATCCCTGTCGCCCTTCCCCAATGCCAAGACCATGGTTGGCACCGTTGCTGATGCCCTCAAAATCGGTGCGGATGCTGTTTCTGTTCACGTCAATCTCGGCGACGAAACCGAACCGCAGATGCTGGCCGACTTCGGTGCGCTAGCTTCTGAGGCAAATGAATGGGGTATGCCGGTTCTGGCCATGATGTATGCCCGAGGCCCCAAGATTTCCAATGAATACGACCCCGAAGTCGTAGCCCACTGTGCTCGCGTCGGCGTTGAATTGGGGGCAGACATCGTCAAGGTCAACTACACCGGCGACCGTGAATCCTTCTCAAAGGTAGTGGATGGCTGCTGTGTACCTGTGGTCATTGCAGGTGGCCCCAAGCTCGAGAGCGAGCGAGACCTCGTTCAAATGGTATACGACTCTGTCCAAGCAGGTGGTGCAGGCCTTTCCGTTGGACGCAATATCTTCCAGCACCCCAGCCCGGCCAAAATCGTGGCCGCCCTCAACAAGGTGGTTCACGAAGACTGGGACGTGGATGCAGCAATGGAACTGCTGTAA